One stretch of Candidatus Eremiobacteraceae bacterium DNA includes these proteins:
- the nadC gene encoding carboxylating nicotinate-nucleotide diphosphorylase: MADVSMRSGRHPFLTSEPFVPMDASAATMFDTIIKSALAEDVGSGDITSRAVVDAEARWSGRIVARAAGVVAGLGIAARTFALVDPSTKVELAVADGSKVDAGSVLANVNGGARSLLTAERVALNFLGRLSGIATLTRRYVDATAGTSTKITDTRKTTPGLRALERYAVRAGGGVNHRFGLADAVLVKDNHIAAVGSVKEAVHHARAGVGPGVVVEIECDRLDQVSEALEAGADSVLLDNMDAVTMRKAVDLARGKAIVEASGGMTLERVAETAAAGVDVISVGALTHSAPALDVALDFDAARGRG; this comes from the coding sequence ATGGCGGACGTCAGTATGCGCAGCGGCAGGCATCCTTTTCTCACGTCCGAGCCGTTCGTTCCCATGGATGCATCTGCGGCCACGATGTTCGACACGATCATCAAGAGCGCTCTCGCCGAGGACGTCGGTTCGGGCGACATCACGTCGCGTGCGGTCGTCGACGCGGAAGCACGTTGGAGCGGCCGCATCGTCGCGCGTGCGGCGGGTGTCGTGGCTGGCCTCGGCATCGCCGCGCGGACCTTCGCGCTCGTCGATCCGTCGACGAAGGTCGAGCTGGCCGTCGCCGACGGATCGAAAGTCGATGCCGGTTCGGTGCTCGCGAATGTCAACGGAGGGGCGCGAAGTCTGCTGACGGCCGAGCGAGTCGCGTTGAATTTCCTTGGCAGACTCTCGGGTATCGCGACCCTCACGCGTCGCTACGTCGATGCGACCGCGGGCACGAGCACCAAGATCACCGACACGCGCAAGACGACACCAGGATTGCGCGCTCTCGAACGCTATGCCGTTCGCGCGGGCGGGGGCGTCAACCATCGATTCGGGCTCGCGGACGCGGTACTCGTCAAGGACAATCACATCGCGGCGGTCGGGTCGGTGAAGGAAGCGGTGCACCATGCACGGGCTGGAGTCGGTCCGGGTGTCGTCGTGGAGATAGAATGCGATCGCCTCGACCAGGTCTCCGAAGCGCTCGAGGCAGGCGCCGATTCGGTCTTGCTCGATAACATGGACGCGGTGACGATGCGAAAGGCCGTCGATCTTGCGCGCGGCAAGGCGATCGTCGAGGCGTCCGGCGGTATGACGCTCGAACGCGTCGCGGAAACGGCGGCTGCGGGGGTCGATGTCATCTCGGTCGGTGCATTGACGCACAGCGCACCGGCGCTCGACGTGGCGCTCGATTTCGACGCGGCTCGCGGCAGAGGTTGA
- a CDS encoding DUF1697 domain-containing protein: MNSTKYVALIRGINVGNTQMSMERLRKLCASCAFEGVQTYIQSGNVVFSAADSAQMCAAKLAARLQRELGKPVGVVVRSGRELAGVAAKNPFLKEKVETARLSVAFLVESPKAERVKALAAVDWGRDRFHHIAKELYLYCPDGFGRSKLATTFERMLGVGATVRNWNTVSKLLEMAT; the protein is encoded by the coding sequence GTGAACTCCACGAAGTACGTCGCGCTGATCCGCGGGATCAACGTGGGGAACACGCAGATGAGTATGGAGCGTCTGCGCAAGCTTTGCGCATCCTGTGCGTTTGAAGGCGTACAGACGTACATACAAAGCGGCAACGTCGTCTTCTCGGCTGCGGATAGCGCACAGATGTGCGCAGCCAAACTTGCCGCCCGGCTGCAGCGCGAGCTCGGCAAGCCGGTGGGCGTCGTCGTCCGATCAGGACGTGAGCTCGCTGGAGTCGCCGCGAAGAACCCGTTCCTCAAGGAAAAGGTCGAAACAGCGCGTCTAAGCGTCGCATTCCTCGTAGAGAGTCCGAAGGCGGAACGCGTGAAGGCGCTCGCAGCCGTCGACTGGGGCCGAGACCGGTTCCATCACATTGCGAAAGAGCTATACCTCTATTGTCCCGATGGGTTTGGCCGTTCCAAGCTCGCGACGACATTCGAGCGCATGCTCGGAGTGGGCGCTACCGTGCGCAATTGGAACACCGTTTCAAAGCTGCTCGAAATGGCAACGTGA
- a CDS encoding FAD-binding oxidoreductase translates to MDLIASMQPSKDARPATIAEVAQILADAVASGLTVTAIGGGTHLALGRSTRGPNIVLHTTELRNVVEHTPDDMTISVEAGMRIADFRDLLARHRSRLPIDVETPDRATIGGMIAFGAAGPRRLGLGTLRDYLIGARFAQPDGHVVKTGGMVVKNVSGYDLTRMLHGSVGALGVIGSLNFKLAPVPAAQTVTEFALAHSGEALAAASAIVDTRLPFAAVHARSDSTVVVGCEGHTADAKRLRAEARAIAMRHGATERESVEGESDVNAEWRDFMAAPFGDRTATFRIVSTQSRVAADIERAAAIAQSMRFGPVWSVDAGCGTAELSVECADRSDEIVKLERELTEMVTLRVTRCPLATRSRLILHGRPPAGARLMRLLRSQFDPTGVLSGAPFADGPNTDG, encoded by the coding sequence ATGGATCTGATCGCTTCGATGCAGCCCTCGAAGGACGCTCGACCCGCGACGATCGCGGAGGTGGCGCAGATCCTTGCCGACGCCGTCGCCAGCGGCTTGACCGTCACCGCGATCGGCGGCGGCACACATCTGGCGCTCGGACGCTCGACGCGCGGGCCGAACATCGTCCTTCACACGACCGAGCTGAGAAACGTCGTCGAACACACACCCGACGATATGACGATCTCTGTCGAAGCAGGCATGCGGATAGCCGACTTTCGCGACCTTCTCGCGCGGCATCGCAGCCGCTTGCCGATCGACGTCGAGACGCCCGATCGCGCGACGATCGGCGGAATGATCGCTTTCGGCGCAGCCGGACCGCGACGGCTCGGGCTCGGCACGCTACGCGACTATCTCATCGGCGCGCGCTTCGCGCAGCCCGATGGACACGTCGTGAAAACCGGGGGCATGGTCGTCAAGAACGTCTCCGGCTACGATCTGACGCGGATGCTCCACGGTTCCGTGGGGGCGCTCGGCGTCATCGGCTCGCTCAACTTCAAACTCGCGCCGGTGCCGGCGGCGCAAACGGTTACCGAGTTCGCGCTCGCACACTCCGGCGAAGCACTCGCCGCCGCGTCCGCGATCGTCGATACGAGGCTGCCGTTTGCCGCCGTCCACGCGCGCTCGGACAGCACAGTCGTCGTCGGTTGCGAAGGTCACACAGCCGACGCGAAGCGCTTGCGAGCGGAGGCGCGCGCCATCGCGATGCGCCACGGCGCGACCGAACGCGAATCGGTTGAAGGCGAAAGCGATGTCAATGCAGAGTGGCGCGACTTCATGGCTGCCCCGTTCGGCGATCGCACGGCGACGTTTCGCATCGTGTCGACGCAGTCGCGGGTCGCCGCGGACATCGAGCGCGCGGCTGCGATCGCACAATCGATGCGCTTCGGACCTGTATGGTCCGTCGACGCCGGCTGCGGCACGGCGGAGCTCAGTGTCGAGTGCGCAGATCGGTCCGACGAGATCGTCAAACTCGAGCGAGAGCTCACCGAGATGGTGACCCTGCGCGTCACACGATGTCCGCTCGCAACGCGATCGAGGCTCATCCTGCACGGACGTCCGCCGGCGGGTGCGCGCCTCATGCGGCTGCTCAGGTCGCAGTTCGACCCGACAGGGGTATTGTCGGGAGCGCCGTTCGCCGATGGGCCAAACACCGATGGGTGA
- a CDS encoding FAD-linked oxidase C-terminal domain-containing protein has product MSLRDELLAAVGPVGLIDDPGGRSTFAYEAALPSHTPPPDFVVLPTTTSQVVDVVKAAARNGFPIVPRGSGTGLCGGSLTTRGGITISTTRMNRILHVDYADRRAVVQPGVINLDLSEITRPHGFFYAPDPSSQRISTIGGNVACNAGGPHCLAYGTTTDHVLGLTCVMPDGTVLTVTSTPDESGFDLAALITGSEGTLAIVTEIVVRLTPVPEAVRVALAAFDTIDAACRSVSAIVARGLAPTALEMMDHLAIVAVESAFRVGYPLDCGAVLLIEVDGLADGIDDRLAAVTTTCREHGASSVREAVTQVERDALWSGRKGAAAAFGRMAPNFYIQDAVVPRSRLPEALASVTEIAGHYRVKNANVFHAGDGNLHPNIMFDRRDTEEVKRVVEAGTAILHACVDLGGTVSGEHGIGLEKRDALDLIFSVDDLAAMAKVKGCFNPTLLFNPDKIFPSNRRCGELLELAADSVMRATESGAWI; this is encoded by the coding sequence ATGTCGCTGCGCGACGAACTGCTCGCCGCCGTGGGGCCAGTCGGGCTCATCGATGATCCGGGCGGCCGCTCGACGTTCGCGTACGAGGCCGCGCTTCCGAGCCACACGCCGCCGCCCGACTTCGTCGTCCTGCCGACGACGACTAGCCAAGTCGTCGACGTCGTCAAAGCGGCGGCGCGCAACGGATTTCCGATCGTGCCGCGCGGTTCCGGCACCGGTTTGTGCGGCGGTTCGCTGACGACGCGCGGCGGCATAACGATCTCGACGACCCGGATGAACCGCATCCTCCACGTCGACTACGCCGATCGGCGCGCGGTCGTGCAGCCCGGCGTCATCAATCTCGATCTCAGCGAGATAACGCGCCCGCACGGATTCTTCTACGCGCCCGATCCGTCGAGCCAGCGCATCTCGACGATCGGCGGAAACGTCGCGTGCAACGCCGGCGGCCCGCACTGTCTCGCATACGGCACGACGACCGATCACGTGCTCGGCCTGACCTGCGTCATGCCGGACGGGACCGTCTTGACCGTCACAAGCACGCCGGACGAGTCGGGATTCGATCTCGCGGCGCTCATCACGGGCTCGGAGGGTACGCTCGCGATCGTCACCGAGATCGTCGTGCGCCTCACGCCGGTGCCCGAGGCGGTGCGCGTGGCGCTCGCGGCGTTCGACACGATCGACGCGGCCTGCCGCAGCGTCAGCGCGATCGTCGCACGCGGTCTTGCTCCGACAGCGCTCGAGATGATGGATCACCTCGCGATCGTCGCGGTCGAATCGGCGTTTCGCGTCGGTTATCCGCTCGATTGCGGCGCCGTTTTGCTCATCGAAGTCGACGGGCTCGCGGACGGCATCGACGATCGCCTGGCTGCCGTGACGACGACATGCCGCGAACACGGCGCCTCATCGGTGCGCGAAGCGGTCACGCAAGTCGAGCGCGATGCGCTGTGGTCGGGGCGCAAGGGCGCGGCAGCCGCATTCGGACGCATGGCGCCGAACTTCTACATACAAGATGCCGTCGTACCCCGCTCGCGTTTGCCGGAGGCGTTGGCAAGCGTCACGGAAATCGCAGGCCACTACCGGGTCAAGAACGCGAACGTCTTCCATGCCGGCGACGGCAACCTCCACCCGAACATCATGTTCGACCGCCGCGACACGGAAGAAGTGAAGCGCGTCGTCGAAGCCGGCACCGCGATTCTCCACGCCTGCGTCGATCTCGGCGGTACGGTCTCGGGCGAACATGGCATAGGGCTCGAAAAGCGCGACGCGCTCGACCTCATCTTCAGCGTGGACGACCTCGCTGCGATGGCAAAGGTGAAGGGCTGCTTCAATCCGACCCTGCTGTTCAATCCGGACAAGATATTCCCGTCGAATCGCCGTTGCGGGGAATTGCTCGAGCTCGCGGCGGACTCGGTGATGCGCGCCACGGAATCCGGCGCATGGATCTGA
- a CDS encoding (Fe-S)-binding protein: MGQTPMGDPGFVAPDVPSDAIVNTCIKCGFCLPVCPTYRLTLDERSSPRGRIGLIAGVLEGKLPLDDPTFTAQMSECLGCRSCEPACPSGVRYGALLEDARAQIAKRPDNALLAPLLQAVYEALFADGRILRFAAYAAGLAQRLGIRRLLRASGALRALGLERLDALLPSPRGAPFVANGQTYHAVGTTSRGSVALFAGCVMGAMFGDIDRSTVRVLAHSGWDVEVPEGQACCGALHLHAGLKDRAREMARATIAAFERSGADHIAVNAAGCGAAMKEYGHLLESDPQWHDRAVNFASRVRDATELVDATGLTDVAVDVHVDRRGRSGEAVSGRAKARPLHDHISARPLQDHTTRVAYQDPCHLAQAQRVVDQPRRAIDAVPGYERVELEGADRCCGSAGVYNLTHPAMADALADRMIAAAKAVGAERLITANPGCQIQLAAASRRANGPSVEHIMEFLDDPATPPRLDEDDDAHVDAKGLAFAIGATVFVGILLFASRRKR, translated from the coding sequence ATGGGCCAAACACCGATGGGTGATCCCGGGTTCGTCGCGCCCGACGTCCCTTCGGACGCGATCGTCAACACATGCATCAAGTGCGGGTTCTGTCTGCCCGTCTGTCCGACGTACAGGCTGACGCTCGACGAGCGGTCCTCACCGCGCGGCCGGATCGGGCTCATCGCCGGCGTTCTCGAAGGGAAGCTGCCGCTCGACGATCCGACCTTCACCGCCCAGATGAGCGAATGTCTCGGCTGCCGCAGCTGCGAGCCGGCGTGTCCATCCGGCGTGCGTTACGGAGCGCTGCTCGAAGACGCGAGGGCGCAGATCGCCAAGCGCCCCGACAACGCACTCCTGGCGCCGCTTTTGCAGGCGGTCTACGAGGCGCTTTTCGCCGACGGACGGATCTTGCGCTTCGCGGCCTACGCGGCCGGGCTCGCGCAGCGCCTTGGAATCCGCCGGCTCCTTCGAGCGAGCGGCGCGCTTCGCGCACTCGGTCTCGAACGTCTCGATGCGCTGCTCCCGTCGCCGCGCGGCGCGCCGTTCGTCGCGAACGGACAGACGTATCACGCGGTCGGCACGACGTCGCGCGGCAGCGTCGCGCTCTTCGCAGGCTGCGTCATGGGCGCGATGTTCGGCGACATCGATCGATCGACGGTTCGCGTCCTTGCGCACAGCGGCTGGGATGTGGAAGTGCCCGAGGGTCAGGCCTGCTGCGGCGCGCTCCATCTTCACGCCGGCCTCAAGGATCGAGCGCGGGAGATGGCGCGCGCGACGATCGCGGCTTTCGAGCGATCGGGAGCCGATCATATAGCGGTCAACGCCGCCGGCTGCGGCGCCGCGATGAAAGAGTACGGTCACCTCCTCGAGAGTGACCCACAGTGGCACGATCGCGCCGTGAATTTCGCGTCGCGCGTCCGCGATGCGACAGAGCTCGTCGACGCGACCGGGCTGACCGATGTAGCGGTCGACGTTCACGTCGACCGCCGCGGCCGTTCAGGTGAGGCCGTCTCCGGTCGAGCTAAAGCTCGACCGCTACATGACCACATATCAGCTCGACCGCTACAAGATCATACAACGCGCGTCGCTTACCAGGATCCTTGCCATCTCGCTCAGGCGCAACGCGTCGTCGACCAACCCAGGCGCGCGATCGACGCCGTGCCCGGATACGAGCGCGTCGAGCTCGAGGGAGCCGACCGCTGCTGCGGCAGTGCGGGAGTCTACAACCTAACGCACCCGGCGATGGCCGACGCGCTCGCAGACCGGATGATCGCGGCGGCGAAAGCGGTCGGAGCGGAGCGTCTGATCACCGCGAACCCGGGATGCCAGATCCAGCTCGCGGCGGCGTCGCGGCGCGCGAACGGCCCGAGCGTCGAGCACATCATGGAATTTCTAGACGACCCGGCGACGCCGCCTCGGCTCGACGAAGATGACGACGCTCACGTCGACGCCAAAGGACTAGCGTTCGCAATCGGAGCAACCGTGTTCGTGGGGATCTTGCTTTTCGCGTCGCGCCGGAAGCGTTGA
- the hflX gene encoding GTPase HflX, with protein sequence MARLHSTAPARPRALLVGVDTGEDRALFDVEMDELDALARASGIEPVGRMVQRRPAVDPSTLIGSGKVADVIEAATQSKAELVVTLNALRPRQRTALEKALGDSIAVTDRTVVILDIFAQHARTNEGKLQVELAQLRHRAANLIGARDSLSRLGGGVGTRGPGETKLETDRRKIRLRISHLEGQLKEVSLRRREQRRSREGTPLIALVGYTNAGKSSLLNALTSGRDALVADQPFATLDPTLRKLRFDDGDEVVLADTVGFISDLPKELLNAFRATLEEVTSATLLLHVIDASNPFWERQRESVEAILEQLGAAEKPTVIVWNKTDIAEAVHPHEGIAVSAKTGKGLRELKVTLAREITKT encoded by the coding sequence ATGGCACGTCTTCATAGCACCGCGCCCGCGAGACCGCGCGCACTTCTCGTCGGGGTCGATACCGGCGAAGATCGCGCCCTCTTCGACGTCGAGATGGATGAGCTCGACGCGCTCGCTCGTGCGAGCGGCATCGAGCCCGTCGGCCGCATGGTTCAGCGTCGCCCGGCGGTCGATCCGTCGACGCTCATCGGTTCGGGCAAGGTGGCCGACGTCATCGAGGCGGCGACGCAGTCGAAAGCCGAACTCGTCGTCACTCTCAACGCGCTGCGCCCCCGCCAGCGCACCGCTCTTGAAAAGGCCCTCGGCGATTCGATCGCCGTCACCGACCGTACCGTCGTCATCCTCGACATCTTCGCGCAGCACGCGCGGACGAACGAGGGCAAGCTCCAAGTCGAGCTCGCGCAGTTGCGCCATCGCGCTGCGAACCTCATCGGGGCGCGCGATTCGCTGTCGCGGCTCGGCGGCGGCGTCGGCACGCGGGGGCCTGGCGAAACGAAGCTCGAGACGGATAGACGCAAGATCCGCCTTCGCATATCGCACCTCGAAGGGCAGCTCAAAGAAGTAAGCCTGCGGCGACGCGAGCAGCGGCGCAGTCGCGAAGGAACGCCGCTCATCGCCCTGGTCGGTTACACGAATGCGGGGAAGTCGTCGCTACTCAACGCGCTGACCTCCGGCCGCGACGCACTAGTCGCTGATCAGCCATTTGCAACGCTCGACCCGACCCTTCGCAAGCTCCGCTTCGACGATGGTGATGAAGTCGTGCTCGCGGATACGGTCGGCTTCATCAGCGATCTGCCGAAGGAGTTGCTCAACGCATTTCGAGCGACACTCGAAGAGGTGACGAGTGCGACGCTGTTGCTTCACGTGATCGATGCGAGCAATCCGTTCTGGGAGCGTCAGCGTGAATCGGTCGAGGCGATCCTCGAGCAGTTGGGCGCAGCGGAAAAGCCGACGGTCATCGTTTGGAACAAGACGGACATCGCTGAAGCCGTGCATCCGCACGAAGGCATCGCGGTATCGGCGAAGACCGGAAAGGGTCTGCGCGAACTGAAGGTCACGCTCGCACGCGAGATCACCAAGACGTAA
- the nadA gene encoding quinolinate synthase NadA, which produces MAIALPTDDGTTERRITPELRSLQARIRDLAKRKNAVILAHIYQRLEVQEIADFIGDSLNLSREAQKTKADMIVFCGVHFMAETAKLLNPTRTVLLPDMKAGCGMADMITGDMARAFRAKHPGLPLVSYVNTYAEVKAESDICCTSTNAVRIVQSLPDHEVLFAPDKFLGAYVQKHTPDKKLICWDGYCPTHFVIRPEMVLARKQLSPNALVLAHPECSPEVLELADFVGSTQAMMDYAGKSTQREFIILTEAGLLLRLKDLYPEKRFYSIAPCPHCPYMKFVELEKVLACLEGDLNPIEIPTETMIRARSSIERMVSVV; this is translated from the coding sequence ATGGCGATAGCGTTGCCGACCGACGACGGCACGACCGAACGCCGGATCACCCCCGAATTGCGTTCTCTCCAAGCGCGCATCCGCGACCTCGCGAAGCGGAAGAACGCGGTCATCCTCGCGCACATCTATCAACGGCTCGAAGTGCAAGAGATCGCCGACTTCATCGGCGACAGCCTCAACCTGAGCCGCGAGGCGCAGAAGACGAAAGCCGATATGATCGTGTTCTGCGGCGTCCATTTCATGGCGGAGACAGCGAAGCTGCTTAATCCGACGCGCACCGTGCTGCTTCCGGACATGAAAGCGGGCTGCGGTATGGCCGACATGATCACCGGCGACATGGCGCGCGCCTTCCGGGCGAAGCATCCGGGTCTACCGCTCGTCTCGTACGTCAACACGTACGCCGAGGTGAAAGCCGAATCCGATATCTGCTGCACGTCGACGAACGCCGTCAGGATCGTGCAGTCGCTGCCCGATCACGAAGTGCTTTTCGCACCCGATAAGTTCTTGGGAGCGTACGTTCAAAAGCACACGCCGGACAAGAAGCTGATCTGCTGGGACGGCTATTGCCCGACGCACTTCGTCATCCGGCCCGAGATGGTTCTCGCGCGCAAGCAGTTGTCACCGAATGCGCTCGTGCTCGCGCATCCTGAGTGCTCGCCGGAAGTGCTCGAGCTCGCCGACTTCGTCGGAAGCACGCAAGCGATGATGGATTACGCCGGCAAGAGCACGCAACGCGAGTTCATCATCCTCACCGAAGCCGGTCTGCTCCTTCGGCTCAAGGATCTCTATCCGGAGAAGCGCTTCTACTCGATCGCCCCATGCCCGCATTGCCCGTACATGAAGTTCGTCGAGCTCGAGAAAGTGCTCGCATGCCTCGAGGGCGACCTCAACCCGATCGAGATCCCGACGGAGACGATGATCCGCGCGCGCTCGAGCATCGAGCGCATGGTCTCCGTTGTCTGA
- a CDS encoding methylated-DNA--[protein]-cysteine S-methyltransferase, with protein sequence MTRRIGKMERSTSTVDRRGRSKTKRTVAREYRRSGSTGEVAVGKHRLRVAWTHAGIAFVDDADVDVADIEKRLKMRLVAKPVPALIRSSLVEASRGARDVDVPIDLSWASEYFQEVLAAAMRIPRGQTRPYSWLAREARRPLAVRAAASAMAKNPLWLLVPCHRVIAADGTIGSYGSSGIERKRELLKREGVTLPGPKRRADKTRRR encoded by the coding sequence TTGACCCGTCGCATAGGTAAGATGGAGCGGTCGACCTCAACGGTCGACCGCCGCGGCCGTTCGAAGACGAAACGAACGGTCGCACGCGAATATCGGCGCAGCGGATCGACGGGCGAGGTGGCCGTGGGCAAGCATCGCTTACGGGTCGCATGGACGCATGCCGGCATCGCTTTCGTCGACGACGCGGACGTCGACGTCGCGGACATCGAAAAGCGCCTCAAGATGCGGCTCGTGGCCAAACCCGTGCCGGCGCTCATCCGCTCATCGCTCGTCGAAGCATCGAGGGGCGCTCGCGACGTCGACGTGCCGATCGACTTGTCGTGGGCATCGGAATATTTCCAAGAAGTGCTCGCCGCAGCGATGCGCATCCCGCGCGGACAGACTCGCCCGTATTCGTGGCTCGCGCGAGAAGCGCGCAGGCCGCTTGCGGTCCGCGCCGCGGCGAGCGCGATGGCCAAGAATCCGCTGTGGCTGCTCGTCCCTTGCCACCGGGTCATCGCAGCGGACGGAACGATCGGATCGTACGGATCGAGCGGCATCGAACGAAAACGGGAGCTGCTCAAACGTGAAGGCGTGACGCTTCCCGGTCCCAAACGCCGCGCCGACAAGACTAGACGCCGTTGA
- the nadB gene encoding L-aspartate oxidase, whose translation MIRTDVLVIGSGAAGLLLALRCASQGQSVALATKGTIEESNTAWAQGGVAAALDLEEDSPLAHFQDTLVAGAGLCDERAAAIVAAEAPQRVDELLRLGVAFDLGSGGALDLTKEAAHSAKRVAHAADATGRAISNTLASRALRHPNISVLERSIAVELIVDSDGCHGAWLLVDGRLVSVLASAATTLATGGSGRIFARTTNPPGATADGLHLALAAGGRLADLEFTQFHPTALAVAGAPALLVSEAARGEGGIIIDAKGRRFCFDADPRGELAPRDIVARAIYRQLQTDPAGGVWLDLKPIGTPEAIRSRFPNIAAACARFGIDIGASPIPVSPAAHYHMGGVLTDLWGRTAVDSLYAIGECACTGLHGANRLASNSLAECLVFASRAAEDIAKTMSSDFDEARATSPPAFVEACDDVEKVRTLAWNAAGLIRDGTELRRAADAMSAIPLVRRPLDRSALEARSILTAATHVAKAALIREESRGSQYRSDYPERDDAHWRARIVWSSGGQTLMPVEVPA comes from the coding sequence ATGATCCGCACGGATGTGCTCGTCATCGGGTCGGGAGCGGCAGGGCTGCTGCTCGCGCTCCGCTGCGCGTCGCAAGGTCAGTCTGTCGCGCTCGCGACCAAGGGCACGATCGAAGAATCGAACACCGCTTGGGCGCAAGGCGGCGTCGCGGCCGCGCTCGACCTCGAAGAAGACTCTCCGCTCGCGCATTTCCAAGACACGCTTGTCGCCGGCGCCGGCCTGTGCGATGAACGCGCCGCGGCGATCGTCGCCGCTGAAGCGCCGCAGCGAGTCGACGAATTGCTCAGGTTGGGCGTCGCCTTCGATCTCGGATCGGGCGGCGCGCTCGATCTTACGAAGGAAGCGGCGCATAGCGCAAAGCGCGTCGCTCACGCCGCCGACGCGACGGGCCGTGCCATCTCGAACACGCTCGCCTCGCGCGCCCTTCGCCACCCGAACATCAGCGTTCTCGAACGATCGATCGCGGTCGAGCTCATCGTCGATTCCGACGGATGCCATGGCGCGTGGCTGCTCGTCGACGGGCGTCTCGTTTCAGTGCTCGCATCGGCAGCGACCACGCTCGCAACCGGCGGAAGCGGACGCATCTTCGCCCGGACGACGAACCCGCCCGGCGCGACCGCCGACGGCCTTCACCTCGCGCTCGCCGCCGGCGGCCGGCTCGCCGATCTCGAATTCACGCAATTCCATCCCACCGCACTCGCCGTTGCGGGCGCCCCGGCGCTCCTCGTCTCCGAGGCTGCGCGAGGCGAGGGCGGCATCATCATCGATGCGAAGGGGCGGCGTTTTTGTTTCGATGCCGACCCGCGCGGTGAGCTCGCGCCGCGCGACATCGTCGCTCGCGCGATCTACCGCCAGCTGCAAACCGACCCGGCCGGCGGCGTCTGGCTCGACCTCAAGCCGATCGGTACTCCCGAAGCCATCCGCTCCCGCTTCCCGAATATCGCCGCCGCATGCGCGCGCTTCGGCATCGACATCGGCGCATCGCCTATTCCGGTCTCGCCCGCCGCTCACTATCATATGGGCGGGGTCCTCACCGATCTGTGGGGCCGTACGGCCGTGGATTCGCTCTATGCGATCGGCGAATGCGCGTGCACCGGGTTGCACGGTGCAAATCGTCTCGCGAGTAATTCGCTCGCCGAGTGTCTCGTCTTCGCGTCGCGCGCCGCCGAAGATATCGCGAAGACGATGAGCAGCGACTTCGATGAAGCTCGCGCGACTTCGCCTCCGGCTTTCGTCGAGGCGTGTGACGACGTCGAAAAGGTCCGCACGCTTGCGTGGAATGCCGCTGGTCTCATCCGCGACGGCACAGAACTTCGTCGCGCCGCCGATGCGATGTCCGCGATTCCGCTCGTCCGACGCCCGCTCGACCGCAGTGCGCTCGAGGCGCGAAGCATTTTGACGGCGGCGACGCACGTCGCGAAGGCCGCGCTCATCCGCGAAGAGAGCCGTGGGAGTCAATATCGCTCGGACTATCCGGAGCGCGACGATGCGCACTGGCGCGCGCGAATCGTGTGGAGCTCCGGCGGCCAGACGCTCATGCCGGTCGAGGTCCCCGCTTGA